From the Desulfosarcina sp. BuS5 genome, one window contains:
- a CDS encoding secretin N-terminal domain-containing protein — protein sequence MAPLKRTGRPGFYCFSIILLFVFVSIFAGCALQYDLDHKNKSEAQIKKVKDIYKTGKKYQVKISKIDPDKAEKPAESGVSREIKSPETDKARRVMDILPPVGGQTSELDAADEKGNKDKDKKDSIPFSIQLEDADIRDFLDIIIGDFIGGSYILEAKPAQKISINMHGNFTNKNMLATLKIILDSMSLTLARHHGVYHVLPNKKGIAIAENIQVLIVSPKYIKVVNLITILKDLKSSGGKIATIQGSNILFMLDYPENLERARALINLFDAPFFKDRYVRVYSLKTALAQDVSEELNSLVKEYNVFSNKEPVNIRIIPIKRLKKIVILATSLESLEYLDSWIGILDQERDDDEKISLFTYRPKYSKVKDLVNLLNKIFPKLKNNEDGLEAFADNISNMLILRAQKKIWLEAREIIVDVDKQPGQVYIQAVLAEIKLDQNMQMGFQWWLQHEFFGYDDLVIGSTMGDLTNEALKITVSSGEFFGLLAERVNDGEASIIATPHILVKHEEEASIEIKREVPVVKDFLKTDQQVDGTTSDKPSIEYKDAGIILKVKTRIINRSDVEINIEQEVSEPRTTTVAGIDTYEFNTRKIMSDLILKDQQTILIGGLISELHENSDTRIPILSDIPLLKYMFTSKSKKTQRSELVLFLTPVIVSNSNELQAFTNNLTAILQNNIQDEIGDVEKAD from the coding sequence GTGGCACCGTTAAAACGGACGGGACGGCCGGGTTTTTATTGTTTCAGTATTATATTATTATTTGTTTTTGTATCTATTTTTGCCGGGTGCGCCTTGCAGTATGATCTGGATCATAAGAATAAAAGTGAAGCGCAAATTAAAAAAGTAAAAGATATCTATAAAACCGGAAAAAAATACCAAGTCAAGATTTCCAAAATTGATCCTGACAAGGCCGAAAAGCCGGCTGAATCAGGCGTTTCAAGAGAGATAAAATCTCCGGAGACAGATAAAGCTCGAAGAGTAATGGATATTCTTCCTCCTGTCGGCGGTCAAACTTCCGAATTAGACGCCGCTGATGAGAAAGGTAATAAGGATAAAGACAAAAAGGATAGCATTCCATTTTCGATCCAGCTTGAAGATGCTGATATAAGAGATTTCCTGGATATAATAATTGGTGATTTTATAGGAGGATCATATATTCTTGAAGCAAAGCCGGCACAAAAAATAAGCATTAACATGCATGGAAATTTTACTAATAAAAATATGCTGGCCACCCTGAAAATTATACTTGATTCCATGAGCCTGACTCTTGCCAGGCACCATGGTGTCTATCATGTTTTGCCGAATAAAAAAGGGATTGCCATTGCGGAAAATATTCAGGTACTGATAGTCTCGCCAAAATATATCAAGGTTGTCAACCTTATTACAATTTTAAAGGATTTGAAGTCTTCCGGCGGGAAAATTGCCACTATCCAGGGAAGCAATATACTTTTCATGCTTGATTATCCGGAAAACCTGGAACGAGCCCGGGCTTTGATCAATCTGTTTGATGCCCCGTTTTTCAAGGACAGGTATGTCCGTGTATATTCTCTAAAAACCGCTTTGGCGCAGGATGTTTCCGAAGAACTTAATTCGCTGGTCAAGGAATATAATGTTTTTTCAAACAAAGAACCGGTCAATATAAGAATTATTCCGATTAAAAGGCTGAAAAAAATCGTTATACTGGCGACATCACTGGAATCTTTGGAATATCTGGATAGCTGGATCGGCATACTGGATCAGGAGCGTGATGATGATGAAAAAATTTCCCTGTTTACCTACCGTCCAAAATACAGCAAAGTAAAGGATTTGGTGAATCTTCTTAATAAAATATTCCCGAAACTCAAAAACAACGAAGACGGCCTTGAAGCATTTGCTGATAATATCAGCAATATGCTTATCCTGAGGGCACAAAAAAAGATTTGGCTGGAAGCCAGAGAGATCATCGTTGATGTGGACAAACAGCCTGGCCAGGTTTATATTCAGGCGGTGCTTGCGGAGATCAAGCTTGATCAAAATATGCAGATGGGTTTTCAATGGTGGCTGCAGCATGAGTTTTTCGGCTATGATGATCTGGTTATCGGGAGCACGATGGGTGATCTGACCAATGAAGCTTTGAAAATTACTGTCTCTTCCGGGGAATTTTTCGGGTTATTGGCCGAGAGGGTCAATGATGGCGAGGCCAGTATTATTGCTACACCCCATATACTGGTTAAGCACGAGGAAGAAGCATCTATAGAAATTAAACGCGAAGTCCCGGTTGTCAAGGATTTTTTAAAAACAGACCAGCAGGTCGATGGCACCACTTCAGACAAGCCCTCCATAGAGTACAAGGATGCCGGTATTATTCTTAAAGTCAAAACAAGGATTATCAACCGGTCGGATGTGGAAATTAATATCGAGCAGGAGGTGTCTGAACCAAGAACAACAACAGTTGCCGGTATTGATACATATGAATTTAATACCAGAAAGATTATGTCTGACCTTATCCTTAAAGATCAGCAAACGATTCTGATAGGCGGACTTATTTCGGAGCTGCATGAAAATTCCGATACGCGGATTCCCATTCTAAGCGATATCCCGCTGCTGAAATATATGTTTACCAGTAAAAGTAAAAAAACCCAAAGGAGTGAACTGGTCCTTTTTTTGACTCCGGTTATTGTTAGTAACAGCAATGAATTACAGGCTTTCACAAACAACCTGACGGCTATATTGCAAAATAATATACAGGATGAAATAGGAGATGTTGAAAAGGCTGATTAA
- a CDS encoding GspE/PulE family protein, translating into MDEYEIINKFTDNGLLSESNRLTLFQMQKKSGRRMLHLATEAGMFSEEEIVDHLAALYGFEKTELDGYELDQEGWDKYIDFFMANHLVPLKKNDDTLSLALFDPSDSMLIRSIEQSFGIKTIISLLPQKEIVRFWDDLLKNEENVEEDDIEHIIDIASEAPVVRVVSDILSRAVELCASDIHLEARDNDLKLRYRIDGILHNFAPPPSGMGPAIISRIKILANLDIAERRKPQDGAIKLTTSAKDVDVRVSCIPTVHGESVVLRILDKESTVLNLEALGLDGENSRLLISMLEKSYGMVVVAGPTGAGKTTTLYAALEHIRSETGKIVTIEDPVEFKIKDVTQIQVNPKAGLTFANGLKSILRHDPDIMLVGEIRDSETASISIQAALTGHLVLTTLHANRASQVFSRLIDMGIEAFLASASILGSMSQRLVRKICPACKEIIKSDSSFLKMFNVNADTDFYSGAGCKLCNYTGYKGRIGIYEIMQINDEIQHLILTKAPVVQLENAAAQAGFKTMTEDGIAKAKAGLTTIEEIIRVAG; encoded by the coding sequence ATGGATGAATATGAGATAATAAACAAATTTACAGATAATGGTTTGCTAAGCGAATCGAACCGTTTGACTCTTTTCCAGATGCAGAAGAAAAGCGGAAGAAGGATGCTTCATCTCGCAACCGAAGCCGGTATGTTTTCGGAGGAAGAGATTGTGGATCATCTTGCCGCCCTGTATGGATTTGAAAAAACCGAACTTGACGGCTATGAACTGGATCAGGAAGGATGGGATAAATATATCGATTTTTTTATGGCCAATCATCTCGTTCCTTTAAAAAAAAATGACGATACTCTTTCACTGGCTCTGTTCGACCCTTCTGATTCGATGCTCATCCGTTCGATTGAACAAAGTTTCGGCATAAAAACGATTATCAGCCTGTTGCCACAAAAAGAGATCGTTCGTTTCTGGGATGACCTTCTGAAAAATGAAGAAAACGTGGAAGAAGATGATATAGAGCATATTATTGATATTGCTTCCGAAGCTCCGGTTGTCAGGGTGGTAAGTGATATATTGAGCCGCGCAGTTGAACTATGCGCCAGCGACATACACCTTGAGGCCAGGGATAATGATCTTAAACTTAGATACAGGATAGATGGAATTCTGCACAATTTTGCACCACCCCCTTCGGGAATGGGACCGGCAATTATAAGCCGCATTAAAATTTTGGCAAACCTCGATATTGCGGAGCGAAGGAAACCCCAGGACGGCGCTATAAAATTAACCACCTCCGCCAAAGATGTGGACGTAAGAGTCTCCTGCATACCTACCGTGCATGGTGAGAGCGTGGTGCTGCGTATACTCGACAAAGAGAGTACGGTTTTAAATCTGGAAGCGCTTGGCCTGGATGGAGAAAACAGCAGGCTTTTAATCTCCATGCTGGAAAAGAGTTACGGCATGGTTGTTGTGGCAGGTCCCACCGGCGCCGGCAAAACAACGACTCTCTATGCCGCTCTGGAACATATCCGCTCGGAAACGGGAAAAATTGTTACGATTGAAGACCCTGTCGAGTTTAAAATAAAGGATGTAACCCAGATTCAGGTTAATCCCAAGGCAGGCCTCACTTTTGCAAACGGACTCAAATCAATCTTGCGTCATGATCCCGATATTATGCTTGTAGGAGAGATAAGAGATTCGGAAACTGCATCCATAAGCATCCAGGCTGCCTTGACAGGACACCTTGTCTTGACGACTTTGCATGCCAACCGGGCCTCCCAGGTATTCAGCCGGCTGATTGATATGGGCATAGAGGCATTTCTCGCCTCTGCTTCAATTCTGGGTTCGATGTCGCAAAGGCTGGTTCGCAAGATCTGTCCGGCCTGCAAAGAGATTATTAAATCGGATTCAAGTTTTCTAAAGATGTTTAATGTAAATGCCGATACGGATTTTTACAGCGGCGCAGGCTGCAAATTGTGTAATTACACCGGATATAAGGGCCGGATCGGAATTTATGAAATTATGCAGATAAATGATGAAATTCAGCATCTCATCCTTACAAAAGCTCCGGTCGTACAACTGGAGAATGCCGCCGCGCAAGCAGGCTTCAAAACTATGACCGAGGACGGCATTGCCAAGGCAAAAGCCGGACTAACAACAATTGAAGAAATTATACGCGTTGCAGGATAA
- a CDS encoding dockerin type I repeat-containing protein has translation MTKKVFCKNEFGWFSIRLNLIISACFFFISAFLNTGSSMAGCPPDQYQENFYGIIVGIVMQPNDELRAYIKPEEIEYPDAADEEAFDEEGTESEDYTEIFLGGTDGNPGRMEVLDGNINFSIYLCGEISAIGEEVEFRYARGKKEYIVKIAEPEGSEFFEGRQIEITNISDINKSRLVLEVTRKTAGGEDDTEQEVILPVHGDLNGDYKVNSSDASMVLHHILFEGGDDPGYDINGDGTVNNDDVKEIYIISRGGRGNGNSPFSATAAPFARQQDSPFKKPANTAFTQAGKSPFEKKSSEAPFADASGSQIKQSSKSPFTVPGQNPFSQSSGTIFTPPPEQPFAASKIKHAVSSPDSQF, from the coding sequence ATGACTAAAAAAGTTTTCTGTAAAAATGAATTCGGATGGTTTTCCATTCGTCTGAATTTAATAATATCAGCCTGTTTTTTTTTTATATCAGCGTTTTTAAATACCGGCAGCTCTATGGCAGGATGTCCGCCGGATCAGTATCAGGAAAATTTTTATGGTATTATCGTGGGAATTGTAATGCAGCCAAATGATGAATTAAGGGCTTATATAAAACCGGAAGAGATTGAATATCCCGACGCTGCTGATGAAGAAGCTTTTGATGAAGAGGGAACAGAAAGCGAAGATTACACGGAAATCTTTTTAGGCGGAACAGATGGAAATCCCGGAAGGATGGAGGTGCTTGATGGAAATATTAATTTCTCAATATATTTGTGTGGTGAAATTTCTGCGATAGGAGAAGAGGTAGAATTCCGATATGCCCGTGGAAAAAAAGAGTATATTGTTAAAATAGCAGAACCTGAAGGAAGCGAATTTTTTGAAGGGCGCCAAATTGAAATTACCAATATTTCAGATATAAATAAATCAAGGCTGGTCCTGGAGGTTACCCGGAAAACAGCCGGTGGAGAAGACGATACGGAGCAGGAAGTCATTCTTCCTGTCCATGGGGATTTGAACGGGGATTATAAGGTTAATTCATCAGATGCATCAATGGTGCTTCACCATATCCTTTTCGAAGGCGGAGATGATCCAGGGTATGATATTAACGGTGATGGAACTGTAAACAATGATGATGTAAAAGAAATATATATCATCAGCCGGGGGGGGCGGGGGAATGGAAATTCACCTTTTTCAGCAACAGCAGCCCCTTTTGCAAGGCAGCAGGATTCACCATTTAAGAAGCCTGCCAATACAGCATTCACGCAGGCCGGTAAGAGCCCCTTTGAAAAAAAATCTTCCGAAGCCCCTTTTGCTGATGCTTCCGGCTCACAGATCAAGCAGTCATCAAAGTCGCCCTTCACTGTGCCCGGGCAGAACCCTTTTTCACAATCTTCAGGAACAATTTTTACGCCTCCTCCCGAGCAGCCGTTCGCTGCATCAAAAATTAAGCATGCTGTTTCATCTCCTGATTCTCAATTTTAA
- a CDS encoding PilN domain-containing protein, giving the protein MLKRLINRKKNNAAPPRFRLLNLFGPSATGCAYHHDNPVQVEGSLDRKKFSWKLSGEGSGPAVLAVSMENFIFRMVDISPDNPKVIAGQINRFLPFAAPDLTWLIIPVAGKSFIIALTRARWREIISGFVKGRKKPPFVIPSIVAAAIYHLWMHNGNGDLAVPVDSGYLLMCMRNGCAEKIEQYATIPDREVVIYDNPELIACGAAIYALIPHNFKTDLGGRRPFARFAIRPLLYAACCAFMTFFFIYSLYSKDLLTLEKLNNSISDIRQKTGSIEAVINRNKNIETTADFLHKFNDEYISPYLVMGDVAVNLPEKTFLTDFFIDAGKGYITGVSRDVTTLLELLSGRAYVSRAEFTTPVVRDAKGNERFQIGFEIEKDE; this is encoded by the coding sequence ATGTTGAAAAGGCTGATTAATCGGAAAAAAAATAATGCTGCCCCTCCCCGCTTCAGGCTGCTGAATCTGTTCGGGCCTTCCGCCACGGGTTGCGCATACCATCATGATAATCCGGTACAGGTTGAAGGTTCTTTGGACCGGAAAAAATTTTCATGGAAACTTTCAGGTGAAGGCTCGGGGCCTGCGGTGTTAGCTGTTTCCATGGAGAATTTTATATTCCGGATGGTTGATATATCCCCGGACAATCCTAAAGTCATTGCCGGCCAGATAAACAGGTTCCTCCCTTTTGCAGCCCCGGATTTAACCTGGCTTATTATACCCGTTGCCGGAAAATCATTTATTATTGCGCTGACCAGAGCAAGGTGGCGTGAAATAATATCCGGATTTGTTAAGGGCCGCAAAAAACCTCCGTTTGTAATTCCTTCGATTGTGGCAGCCGCAATTTATCATTTGTGGATGCATAACGGAAATGGCGATCTTGCGGTTCCGGTCGATTCAGGCTATCTTTTGATGTGCATGCGCAATGGATGCGCCGAAAAAATAGAACAATATGCAACCATCCCCGACAGGGAGGTTGTAATCTATGATAACCCGGAATTAATTGCATGCGGCGCGGCTATTTATGCCTTGATACCCCATAATTTTAAAACCGATCTTGGCGGGCGCAGGCCTTTTGCCCGTTTTGCAATTCGTCCGCTTTTATACGCCGCCTGCTGTGCTTTCATGACCTTTTTTTTTATATACTCATTATATTCAAAAGATCTGCTTACGCTGGAAAAATTAAATAATTCCATCAGCGATATAAGGCAAAAAACCGGGAGTATTGAAGCTGTTATAAATCGTAATAAAAATATTGAAACCACGGCTGATTTTCTTCATAAATTTAACGACGAATATATATCACCTTATCTTGTAATGGGAGATGTCGCTGTAAATCTTCCTGAAAAAACATTTCTTACGGATTTTTTTATAGATGCCGGAAAAGGATATATCACAGGCGTCTCCAGGGATGTTACCACTCTGCTTGAGCTGCTTTCCGGACGCGCCTATGTATCCCGGGCGGAATTTACAACCCCTGTGGTTCGTGACGCAAAAGGCAACGAAAGGTTTCAAATCGGCTTTGAAATAGAAAAGGATGAATAA
- a CDS encoding PulJ/GspJ family protein produces the protein MNKSGFSLLEVLIAVTLTALLASSALGLIGYHTAIAAKVEKRFLLFNRAAALLSDIPFIIKETDEDFPFLEKNEKKRDYEGEYKSFQWKARLTKMYTSGIPEYFKLALKVSSDDQEAELFKYLLNKKESKEKNQDDN, from the coding sequence ATGAATAAATCAGGTTTTTCTCTGCTTGAGGTTCTTATAGCAGTAACTCTTACAGCGCTGCTGGCGTCAAGTGCGCTTGGTCTTATCGGATATCACACAGCAATTGCAGCTAAAGTTGAAAAAAGATTTTTGCTCTTTAACAGGGCCGCCGCATTGCTGTCGGATATACCTTTTATAATAAAAGAGACAGACGAAGATTTCCCTTTTCTGGAAAAAAATGAAAAAAAAAGAGATTATGAAGGGGAATATAAAAGTTTTCAATGGAAAGCGCGTCTAACCAAAATGTATACCTCGGGTATTCCGGAATATTTCAAACTTGCCCTCAAAGTAAGCAGCGATGATCAGGAGGCGGAACTGTTCAAGTACTTGTTAAACAAAAAAGAGAGTAAAGAAAAAAATCAGGACGATAATTAA
- a CDS encoding sensor histidine kinase, translating to MKQPGIHFRILVTAFILISSVSFILGITGINITREYITRRFTDNIFFMARHLATNAEAGIMVGDRAWLKRLAANLLTEKNDIVKISIADSSGNLLVDITKNYKGPDAFVELPVIPRKPVDANSLFSSSALNVLSGKLAEQPVGKISIRFTTRNIDNLLQRITQRFFWLSLALASCACVIFFFISRSIVSEVSMLSDTAKKVARGNFDLRAEPGRLPETGRLATAFNAMLDTIEKSRKALKATNKKIIRQSSMAEMGKFSMMIAHEVKNPLAIIKGSIDVLKKKHDPATNSLMIEYIEDEVMRLNRLIEHFLVFARPARPVFREVDVNGLLVDIVSRFKIQDNNAEFFIKENIPQTECKIMADPDLLSRALGNIIRNAIDAGKNKDGPVNISARTIHDFWIAEVADHGDGIPEEEINRIFEPFFTTKAKGSGLGLAFASQAIKAHGGIIAVKNIPEGGALFSVELKIEEE from the coding sequence ATGAAACAGCCGGGTATACATTTCAGAATTCTTGTCACGGCCTTTATCCTGATAAGCTCTGTGAGCTTTATACTGGGCATCACAGGCATAAATATAACCAGGGAATATATCACCAGGCGGTTTACCGATAATATATTTTTTATGGCCCGGCATCTGGCCACAAATGCCGAGGCCGGCATTATGGTAGGCGACAGGGCCTGGCTGAAACGGCTTGCCGCAAATCTTTTAACGGAAAAAAATGATATTGTGAAAATCAGTATCGCGGATTCTTCGGGCAATCTTCTGGTCGATATTACAAAAAATTATAAAGGCCCGGATGCTTTTGTGGAACTGCCGGTAATTCCCAGAAAGCCTGTGGATGCAAACAGCCTGTTTTCATCATCCGCGCTTAATGTTTTATCCGGTAAACTTGCGGAACAACCGGTAGGTAAAATATCGATCAGGTTCACCACCAGAAATATAGATAATCTTTTGCAACGCATTACGCAAAGGTTTTTCTGGCTTTCCCTGGCGCTTGCAAGCTGCGCCTGCGTTATATTTTTCTTTATTTCCAGATCCATAGTATCAGAGGTCAGCATGCTGTCCGATACTGCGAAGAAAGTTGCCCGGGGAAATTTTGATTTAAGGGCCGAGCCGGGCCGCCTGCCTGAAACCGGAAGGCTGGCCACGGCATTCAACGCGATGCTGGATACGATCGAAAAGAGCCGGAAAGCGCTGAAAGCAACAAATAAAAAAATTATTCGCCAGAGTTCCATGGCTGAAATGGGCAAGTTTTCCATGATGATAGCCCATGAAGTTAAGAATCCCCTGGCAATTATTAAAGGTTCCATTGATGTGTTGAAAAAAAAACATGACCCGGCCACCAACAGCTTGATGATTGAATATATAGAAGATGAGGTAATGCGGCTCAACCGGCTGATAGAACATTTTCTTGTATTTGCCAGGCCGGCCAGACCGGTTTTCCGTGAAGTGGATGTTAACGGACTCCTTGTTGATATAGTCAGCAGGTTTAAAATTCAGGATAATAATGCTGAATTTTTTATAAAGGAAAATATTCCGCAAACAGAATGTAAAATCATGGCTGATCCTGATCTTCTGTCAAGAGCGCTGGGCAATATAATCAGAAATGCAATTGACGCCGGCAAAAATAAAGACGGCCCTGTTAATATAAGCGCCAGAACAATTCATGACTTCTGGATCGCCGAGGTTGCAGATCATGGCGACGGCATTCCGGAAGAAGAGATCAACAGGATTTTTGAACCGTTTTTTACTACCAAGGCAAAGGGCAGCGGTCTGGGGCTTGCCTTTGCCTCCCAGGCGATCAAGGCGCATGGCGGAATTATAGCTGTAAAAAATATTCCTGAAGGCGGCGCCCTTTTCAGTGTTGAGTTGAAGATCGAAGAAGAATAA
- a CDS encoding ABC transporter substrate-binding protein, translating to MVKKQLFSVIIFFLFLLFLLCSVIPVCPEPAEIKTAVLVSRDIRPYYETVESLNNELVSIGNFRIEEFNIGRYKRKQLNKIADHIKKKKFDICIAIGPEAAFFIWKDIPGLNALKCYTMVLAPEKIIGESAENCGTSLNIPPEIQVELISGCFPDINRIGILYDPAHNTDFLNKTLRYALKTDLRIVPLSISSKKNIPSVLKKNWPAIDALLFIPDETVISESIIQYIITESIRKNIPVIGYNRFFYDRGAALAFVIDYRETGIQTARQAAALINSRECGKQAPPFNALLNTRIAGLLNLKTDLTGFPQIKAGP from the coding sequence GTGGTAAAAAAACAATTATTTTCCGTTATAATTTTTTTTCTGTTTTTACTGTTTTTATTATGCAGCGTCATACCGGTTTGTCCGGAACCTGCTGAAATAAAAACGGCCGTGCTTGTTTCACGGGATATACGTCCCTATTATGAAACAGTGGAAAGCTTGAATAATGAGCTGGTATCTATAGGCAATTTCAGGATCGAAGAATTTAATATTGGAAGATATAAACGGAAACAGCTTAATAAAATAGCTGACCATATAAAAAAGAAAAAATTTGATATCTGCATTGCAATAGGCCCGGAAGCCGCATTTTTTATCTGGAAGGATATACCTGGCCTTAATGCCCTCAAATGCTACACAATGGTACTTGCACCGGAAAAAATTATTGGAGAAAGCGCTGAAAACTGCGGCACCTCACTTAATATTCCGCCTGAAATTCAGGTTGAACTGATATCCGGCTGTTTTCCTGATATCAACAGAATAGGGATCCTTTATGATCCGGCGCATAATACTGATTTTCTTAATAAAACCTTGCGTTATGCCTTAAAAACCGACCTCCGGATAGTTCCGCTCTCAATTTCATCAAAAAAAAATATCCCCTCCGTGCTGAAAAAAAACTGGCCTGCCATTGATGCGCTGCTCTTTATACCTGATGAAACAGTAATTTCAGAAAGTATTATTCAGTATATCATAACAGAGTCCATCCGGAAAAATATTCCTGTAATAGGATACAACCGTTTTTTTTATGATAGAGGCGCCGCTCTTGCCTTTGTGATAGATTATCGGGAAACCGGCATTCAAACAGCCCGTCAGGCAGCCGCCCTGATCAATAGTCGGGAATGCGGAAAACAAGCGCCGCCGTTTAATGCCCTGTTAAATACCAGGATTGCCGGGCTGTTGAATTTAAAAACCGATTTAACAGGATTTCCACAAATAAAGGCGGGCCCATGA
- a CDS encoding general secretion pathway protein GspK: MNGLLHAVGNKGFVLIYVLWISVIVTAMVMLISRRGNEMMRVEASIEARIILDQEMDSLKQILKTNIISGGMSSPYKNRIGNCRIDISNADYFLDLNKAGFNEIYRLCISLKIKDHQAEIIADSILDWIDTDLFTRPNGAENDYYQSLTNPYNSKNSYIESYDELLLIKGIDISVLDLLKEFISFNSTGINFKYAPYEVIYAITGDVDMTERIIEYRNEFGLDDESLRTLIGINLYEAMLTRHTFQSAAYNRLMITGNYHGFEKKIAEWVRADR, translated from the coding sequence ATGAATGGTTTATTACACGCTGTCGGCAATAAAGGATTTGTTCTTATATATGTACTCTGGATATCGGTTATTGTAACCGCCATGGTAATGTTAATATCCAGGCGCGGTAATGAAATGATGCGCGTTGAAGCTTCCATTGAGGCAAGAATTATTTTAGATCAGGAAATGGACAGCCTGAAACAAATACTAAAAACCAATATTATTTCGGGCGGCATGTCGAGTCCTTACAAAAATAGAATAGGTAACTGCAGAATTGATATTTCAAATGCCGACTATTTTCTTGATCTTAATAAAGCCGGCTTTAACGAGATTTACAGGTTGTGCATATCTTTAAAAATCAAGGATCATCAGGCTGAAATTATTGCAGATTCAATTCTGGACTGGATTGATACCGATTTATTCACGCGTCCGAATGGAGCTGAAAATGATTATTATCAGTCATTAACAAATCCTTATAACAGTAAAAACAGTTATATTGAAAGCTATGATGAGCTTCTTCTCATAAAAGGGATTGACATCAGCGTTCTTGATCTGCTTAAAGAGTTTATTTCATTTAACAGCACAGGTATAAATTTCAAGTATGCGCCTTACGAGGTTATTTACGCTATTACCGGAGATGTTGACATGACTGAAAGAATAATTGAATATCGAAATGAATTCGGGCTGGATGATGAATCGTTAAGGACGCTTATAGGCATAAATCTTTATGAAGCAATGCTTACCCGCCATACATTTCAGTCAGCAGCATACAACAGGCTTATGATTACAGGAAATTATCACGGATTTGAAAAAAAAATCGCAGAGTGGGTAAGAGCGGACAGATAA
- a CDS encoding PilW family protein has translation MNNNENGFTLMELLIAVSAGVIVVAIAMGIYRTAAHSEIRLAGIQDSFLKKAQITNILNRLLSNMEGPVYGNNDRLVFISSLDLLGYGPELISISSSSIHYVNYLTLSVTPMLFTGEGSEKKKIKSFYENPSNAFDYCYEERLEGFVPHFFYAFDKIDKEQVPGDQADYIKIILQDHASNEWFITRCRQ, from the coding sequence ATGAATAATAATGAAAACGGCTTTACCCTGATGGAACTGTTAATCGCTGTTTCAGCAGGAGTGATCGTTGTTGCTATTGCCATGGGAATATATAGAACCGCTGCTCACAGTGAAATCAGGCTTGCCGGTATACAGGACAGTTTTTTGAAAAAAGCACAAATAACAAATATTCTTAACAGGCTGCTTTCAAATATGGAAGGCCCGGTTTACGGAAACAATGACCGGCTTGTTTTTATTTCCAGCCTCGATCTACTAGGGTATGGACCTGAATTAATAAGTATTTCGAGCAGTTCAATACATTACGTTAATTATTTAACGTTAAGTGTCACACCTATGCTGTTTACAGGTGAAGGTTCTGAAAAAAAAAAAATTAAATCCTTTTATGAAAATCCATCAAATGCCTTTGACTACTGTTATGAAGAGAGACTTGAGGGGTTTGTCCCGCATTTTTTTTATGCTTTTGATAAAATTGATAAAGAACAGGTTCCGGGCGATCAAGCCGATTATATAAAAATCATATTACAGGACCACGCTTCAAATGAATGGTTTATTACACGCTGTCGGCAATAA